A genomic segment from Desulfurispirillum indicum S5 encodes:
- the rpoZ gene encoding DNA-directed RNA polymerase subunit omega, with protein sequence MAFINIEKCLKDSSFLNNRFVLTSVAAKRANDLALVRDHPMISDSSYTKFPTQALEEISLGLLNAERVEAPKHD encoded by the coding sequence ATGGCCTTCATCAATATTGAAAAGTGTCTCAAGGACTCGTCTTTTCTCAACAACCGCTTTGTACTGACCAGCGTTGCCGCGAAGCGCGCCAATGACCTGGCCCTGGTCAGGGATCATCCCATGATCTCCGACTCCAGCTACACCAAGTTTCCGACCCAGGCCCTTGAGGAAATCTCCCTTGGCCTGCTCAACGCAGAACGGGTTGAGGCTCCCAAGCACGACTGA
- the coaBC gene encoding bifunctional phosphopantothenoylcysteine decarboxylase/phosphopantothenate--cysteine ligase CoaBC: MNVLLGICGSIAAYKACDLLRLFVKDGHSVKVCMTTNARHFVTPLTLESLSGSPVYTDEFALGVRTNAEHIELTKWCDLFVIAPASASVLGKMAAAIADNPVNTLYLACRKPVLVAPAMNTAMLEHPATGRAMDLLRTDGVHFVEPWCGSLACGDIGRGKLAPIEDIYAHSLHLLEPRKDFAGKRVLVSAGPTREPLDPVRYLSNHSSGKMGYALAQALYQRGAEVTLVSGPVSLSVPYGVRCIPVETATQMHAAIMEQRHHADVIIKAAAVADFAPAEPGSIKWKKTREDDVPTLSLTRNPDILHTLCQSRQPGQYIVGFAAETHDLERHAREKLQRKGADMLIANLVGADHGGFGRDENTVEIFTPAGSHGQFSGSKIQVAHAILDQVAMQCTVP, translated from the coding sequence ATGAACGTACTGCTCGGCATCTGCGGTTCCATTGCGGCATACAAGGCATGCGACCTGCTACGGCTTTTCGTCAAGGATGGCCACAGCGTCAAGGTATGCATGACCACCAATGCCCGCCACTTTGTCACACCGCTCACCCTGGAGTCTTTGAGCGGTTCGCCGGTGTACACCGATGAGTTCGCCCTCGGTGTGCGCACCAATGCGGAACACATTGAACTGACCAAATGGTGCGATCTCTTTGTCATCGCGCCGGCCAGTGCCAGTGTGCTGGGGAAAATGGCTGCCGCCATTGCCGACAATCCCGTCAACACCCTCTATCTGGCCTGCCGCAAGCCCGTCCTGGTCGCCCCTGCCATGAATACCGCCATGCTGGAACATCCGGCCACAGGCCGCGCCATGGATCTTCTGCGTACCGATGGCGTCCACTTTGTTGAGCCATGGTGCGGTTCTCTGGCCTGTGGCGACATTGGTCGTGGCAAGCTGGCGCCCATTGAAGATATCTACGCCCACAGCCTGCATCTGCTGGAACCGCGTAAGGACTTCGCGGGCAAGCGCGTACTGGTCAGTGCCGGCCCCACCCGTGAACCCCTCGACCCCGTTCGCTACCTCTCCAACCACTCCTCGGGAAAAATGGGTTACGCCCTTGCCCAGGCACTGTACCAGCGAGGGGCTGAAGTCACGCTGGTCAGCGGTCCCGTCAGCCTGAGCGTCCCCTATGGCGTCCGGTGTATCCCCGTGGAGACCGCAACCCAGATGCACGCGGCCATCATGGAGCAGCGCCACCATGCGGATGTCATCATCAAAGCCGCAGCCGTTGCGGATTTTGCGCCAGCTGAGCCAGGGAGCATCAAGTGGAAGAAGACCCGCGAAGATGACGTGCCAACGCTCAGCCTGACCCGGAACCCCGATATTCTCCATACCCTCTGCCAGTCCCGCCAGCCGGGACAGTATATTGTGGGATTCGCTGCGGAAACCCACGACCTGGAGCGCCATGCCAGGGAAAAACTGCAGCGCAAGGGTGCCGATATGCTCATAGCCAATCTGGTGGGAGCCGACCACGGCGGCTTCGGCCGCGATGAAAATACCGTGGAGATCTTTACTCCCGCAGGCTCCCACGGCCAGTTTTCCGGTTCAAAAATTCAGGTGGCCCATGCCATACTGGATCAGGTGGCAATGCAATGCACAGTACCATAG
- a CDS encoding MOSC domain-containing protein: MKQAEILAVCTSEKKGQRKKDVGRAQLQENFGIVGDGHAGDWHRQISLLAMESIHKMIAAGLTVGPGDFAENLTTTGIELHTLPVGARMRVGSDILLEVTQIGKLCHERCAIFYQAGDCVMPKEGIFARVLHGGEVKRGDQIVLLEPA, translated from the coding sequence ATGAAACAAGCAGAGATTCTGGCCGTATGTACCAGCGAAAAGAAGGGGCAGCGCAAAAAAGATGTGGGCAGGGCCCAGTTGCAGGAAAATTTCGGGATAGTGGGCGACGGCCATGCCGGCGACTGGCATCGTCAGATCAGCCTGCTGGCCATGGAGAGTATCCACAAGATGATTGCGGCCGGCCTGACGGTTGGTCCGGGGGATTTCGCGGAGAACCTCACGACCACTGGCATTGAACTGCACACGCTGCCAGTGGGTGCGCGCATGCGAGTAGGCAGTGATATTCTGCTGGAAGTCACCCAGATCGGCAAACTGTGCCACGAGCGCTGCGCCATATTCTATCAGGCGGGTGACTGTGTGATGCCGAAGGAGGGGATTTTCGCACGGGTTCTGCACGGTGGCGAGGTCAAGCGCGGCGACCAGATTGTGCTCCTGGAGCCAGCCTGA
- a CDS encoding YicC/YloC family endoribonuclease, translated as MLTSMTGFGSGVFATEGISASCEIKSLNNRFFECSLRAKCPPLGEFEQTIKNRVKERVARGRVEIFLKVSFLDSSAHVISLDRGLADEYYKTFTEILDRYGLDRNVRLEDFLRLENLLDREERIPDRQLFQQALMAALDTALDRLTQMRKQEGKLLQDDILYRLDVCEGKMVEIDSMASDTPQALVEKYRSRLKKLLEDHGMESGLDEGRIVQEAAVIADKSDVTEEIIRFNSHVQQFREYLQLADPVGRSLEFLLQEMQREINTISSKSADSRISRLSVEVRSELEKIREQVQNVE; from the coding sequence ATGTTGACCAGTATGACAGGGTTCGGCAGTGGAGTCTTTGCGACCGAGGGCATCAGTGCCAGCTGCGAGATCAAGAGCCTGAATAACCGCTTCTTTGAGTGCTCCCTGCGAGCCAAATGTCCACCGCTGGGGGAGTTCGAACAGACCATCAAAAACCGGGTCAAGGAACGCGTGGCCCGAGGGCGCGTGGAGATATTCCTGAAAGTCTCCTTTCTCGACTCCTCGGCCCATGTGATCTCGCTGGATCGCGGCCTGGCCGATGAATACTACAAGACCTTCACGGAAATCCTCGACCGCTACGGGCTGGATCGCAATGTTCGACTGGAGGACTTTCTGCGCCTGGAAAACCTGCTGGATCGCGAGGAACGTATTCCCGATCGCCAGCTCTTCCAGCAGGCGTTGATGGCAGCACTGGACACGGCCCTGGATCGCCTGACCCAGATGCGCAAGCAGGAGGGAAAACTGCTGCAGGACGACATCCTCTACCGCCTGGATGTCTGTGAGGGTAAGATGGTGGAGATCGACTCCATGGCTTCCGATACCCCGCAAGCCCTGGTGGAGAAGTACCGCAGCCGCCTGAAAAAGCTGCTGGAAGATCATGGAATGGAAAGTGGCCTGGACGAAGGACGCATTGTACAGGAAGCGGCAGTGATCGCAGACAAGTCCGATGTCACCGAGGAAATAATCCGCTTCAACAGCCATGTACAGCAGTTCCGGGAGTACCTGCAGCTTGCCGACCCCGTTGGCCGCAGCCTCGAGTTTCTGCTGCAGGAGATGCAGCGTGAAATCAATACCATCTCCTCCAAGAGCGCCGACAGCCGCATCTCCCGCCTGAGTGTGGAAGTGCGCTCCGAACTGGAAAAAATACGCGAACAGGTGCAGAACGTCGAGTAG
- a CDS encoding uracil-DNA glycosylase: MHSTIDRLAFTYLTHLRYSGRPRLSVRDVAALRSLSDPGPRSASRPPVFQQTTRPAAEPPPRQTTTPAVIPSQDSWQRLEEDLKDCQACALARQGRKTIVMGEGNRQADIMLIGEGPGFDEDRLGRPFVGKSGQKLDQIMLAVGFQREELYIANVVKCRPPGNRNPEPGEISICQQFLQRQIRLVNPRFILALGKFAANFLYGESGAPRTLGSMREKILHYGDIQVVVTYHPSALLRNENLRRPVWDDVRVLRNLYDTARQEPLRFPAELKYPVAQDVE, encoded by the coding sequence ATGCACAGTACCATAGACCGTCTGGCTTTTACCTATCTGACTCACTTGCGCTACTCTGGCCGCCCCCGCCTGAGTGTGCGCGATGTCGCCGCACTGCGCTCCCTTTCCGACCCCGGACCCCGTTCTGCCAGCCGACCGCCGGTGTTCCAGCAGACGACCCGACCAGCAGCTGAACCTCCTCCCCGCCAGACCACAACGCCTGCGGTCATCCCGTCCCAGGACAGCTGGCAGCGCCTGGAAGAGGATCTCAAGGACTGCCAGGCCTGCGCTCTGGCTCGCCAGGGGCGCAAAACCATCGTCATGGGCGAGGGCAATCGCCAGGCTGACATCATGCTGATTGGCGAAGGCCCCGGCTTTGACGAGGATCGTCTTGGCCGCCCCTTTGTGGGGAAGAGTGGCCAGAAACTGGATCAGATCATGCTGGCGGTAGGATTTCAGCGTGAAGAGTTGTATATTGCCAATGTGGTCAAGTGTCGTCCACCGGGCAACCGTAACCCCGAGCCGGGAGAAATTTCCATCTGCCAGCAGTTTCTCCAACGGCAGATCCGACTGGTGAATCCGCGCTTTATCCTGGCCCTGGGAAAATTTGCCGCCAATTTCCTCTACGGAGAAAGTGGCGCCCCAAGAACCCTGGGCAGCATGCGCGAGAAGATCCTTCACTATGGGGATATCCAGGTAGTGGTGACCTACCACCCCTCAGCCCTGCTCCGCAATGAAAACCTGCGGCGGCCAGTATGGGATGATGTCCGCGTTCTGCGCAATCTCTATGACACAGCCCGGCAGGAACCACTGCGTTTTCCGGCTGAGTTGAAATACCCGGTGGCACAGGATGTTGAATAG
- a CDS encoding enoyl ACP reductase FabMG family protein codes for MTKDLQGKHILFYGLIREEGFADFIASELVSRGATIYCLAAPELTPEGEARLRARSIEVIRTPLWYGIKDDDYPESFKTLKKPEDILAYQPDEALCASLIESSATSSLEEARSIFAELSQRTGGKIDGIIHIMAGGIPRTRGMMMITKSMLGTNDPDRFISTAEFIKSPVFKCFVGPNMDLVTAVSYDHIFTAAQELLSANPHCPVVALGYQGEHVVDTNGRFVFTSYPGYLVGFAKNLLQSMSQTRRQQGYQAVTINLMGAETASTSAFSGIEYYILNSLRQLEISGKVDTATLRQQCQSRLLEGVSTSDVVGCADEYLFSPQMLNTVGMDFPVHSSLEVLSLTMAIEQKIIGMHKDRRELMTSVISSHVKQLMAGHFWDEALEATEAVVLLDTKRIIERL; via the coding sequence ATGACAAAAGATCTTCAGGGGAAGCATATTCTTTTCTATGGACTTATCCGTGAAGAGGGTTTTGCTGACTTCATCGCGTCGGAACTGGTATCACGGGGAGCGACAATATACTGCCTTGCGGCACCGGAACTTACTCCTGAGGGTGAGGCCAGACTCCGCGCCCGGAGCATAGAGGTCATTCGTACCCCTCTGTGGTATGGCATCAAGGATGACGACTATCCCGAGTCCTTTAAGACCCTGAAAAAACCTGAGGATATACTTGCCTATCAACCCGATGAAGCCCTCTGCGCTTCTTTGATAGAGTCTTCCGCCACCAGCAGCCTCGAGGAAGCCCGCTCCATTTTTGCGGAACTTTCCCAGCGCACCGGAGGCAAGATCGACGGGATCATCCACATCATGGCCGGTGGCATTCCACGCACCCGTGGCATGATGATGATTACCAAGTCGATGCTGGGAACCAATGATCCCGACCGCTTTATTTCCACAGCGGAATTCATCAAATCTCCGGTATTCAAATGCTTTGTCGGCCCCAATATGGATCTGGTGACGGCGGTCAGTTATGACCACATCTTCACGGCTGCCCAGGAGCTGCTGAGCGCGAACCCTCACTGTCCCGTGGTCGCCCTCGGCTACCAGGGTGAACATGTGGTGGACACGAACGGCCGCTTCGTTTTCACCTCCTATCCTGGCTACCTGGTGGGCTTTGCCAAAAACCTGCTGCAATCCATGTCCCAGACACGCAGACAACAGGGATACCAGGCGGTCACCATCAATCTCATGGGCGCCGAAACCGCCTCAACCAGTGCCTTTTCCGGGATCGAGTACTATATCCTGAACTCCCTGCGCCAGCTGGAGATCAGCGGCAAAGTGGATACCGCCACCCTGCGCCAGCAGTGTCAGTCCAGGCTGCTCGAGGGAGTCAGCACGAGCGACGTGGTTGGCTGCGCTGATGAATACCTCTTTTCGCCCCAGATGCTGAACACCGTTGGCATGGATTTCCCGGTGCACAGCTCCCTTGAGGTGCTCAGCCTGACCATGGCCATAGAACAGAAAATTATCGGCATGCACAAGGATCGTCGGGAACTGATGACTTCCGTGATCAGCTCCCATGTGAAGCAGCTGATGGCCGGGCACTTCTGGGATGAAGCCCTGGAGGCCACGGAAGCGGTAGTACTGCTGGATACCAAGCGAATCATTGAAAGACTCTAA
- a CDS encoding EAL domain-containing response regulator codes for MGAEQLKELQKLLQESTILYVEDEDISRESVVTLLRHFCPNVLVAANGREGLEIYRNNSVDIVITDIQMPAMDGLTMAREIKKIDPYQHIIIISAYNETSYFAKAIKNGVDGFILKPVDMEQLLETLTKTAIRIREHRENFMYRAYLEEMVQQYAGMLKDKSRELNQEMTSDRLTGLPNRVQLAKILDTGQVTTLILLNVDNFSHINTTYGYSIGDEALVAIAGRLRECMSHGAHLCRFASDEFICLLPGYSVHEARDFAHDVIRKAFLPPIRLQKKQIDLQITFTMAIAEGKGWDLLRNAEVAMLETRELGKNRIAVYQGKSPLEAKQKNNIYWMNRLRAALENKTVVPFFQPILNNRTGKIEKFECLARIWEQGEIISPFQFLQPAKQVGLLPAITRSIVEKSFAHFSGKPYQFSLNIIDEDLREGYLVDYLKEAFQRHNVNPGQVVFEILEGVSVYASHGIIEQMQALKELGCQIALDDFGAEHSNFSRLMDLQADYVKIDGMFIKNLDKDPRSVTITKAIINLTNSLGIQTIAEYVCSREVHEKACELGISHSQGFYVGKPLPDIVETPFLPE; via the coding sequence ATGGGCGCTGAACAGCTGAAGGAGCTTCAGAAGCTTTTACAGGAGAGTACCATCCTCTATGTTGAGGATGAAGATATCTCCCGTGAAAGCGTGGTTACCCTGCTGCGTCACTTCTGCCCCAATGTCCTGGTGGCTGCCAACGGTCGTGAAGGCCTGGAAATCTACCGTAATAATTCTGTTGACATTGTGATAACCGATATTCAGATGCCCGCCATGGATGGACTCACCATGGCGCGGGAAATCAAGAAGATCGACCCCTATCAGCACATTATCATCATTTCCGCCTACAACGAGACCTCCTATTTCGCCAAGGCCATCAAGAACGGTGTGGACGGATTTATTCTGAAACCCGTGGACATGGAACAGCTTCTGGAAACCTTAACCAAGACCGCTATCCGCATCCGCGAACATCGGGAAAACTTCATGTACCGGGCGTATCTGGAAGAGATGGTGCAGCAGTACGCGGGCATGCTCAAAGACAAATCCCGTGAGCTGAACCAGGAGATGACCTCTGACCGCCTGACCGGGTTGCCCAACCGGGTGCAGCTGGCGAAAATTCTCGATACAGGGCAGGTCACCACGCTGATCCTGCTGAACGTCGATAACTTCAGCCACATCAACACCACCTACGGCTACAGCATTGGTGACGAGGCCCTGGTTGCCATTGCCGGACGTCTCAGGGAGTGCATGAGCCACGGAGCTCACCTGTGCCGCTTTGCCTCTGACGAGTTCATCTGCCTGCTGCCCGGCTACTCCGTACACGAAGCCCGCGACTTCGCCCACGATGTAATCCGAAAGGCCTTCCTTCCGCCCATCCGCCTTCAGAAGAAGCAGATAGACCTGCAGATTACCTTCACCATGGCCATTGCCGAAGGCAAGGGCTGGGATCTGCTGCGCAACGCAGAAGTGGCCATGCTGGAAACCCGGGAGCTGGGCAAGAACCGCATTGCCGTCTACCAGGGAAAATCCCCCCTGGAGGCCAAGCAGAAAAACAATATCTACTGGATGAACCGGCTGCGCGCGGCCCTGGAGAACAAGACAGTTGTGCCGTTCTTTCAGCCCATTCTCAATAACCGGACGGGGAAAATAGAGAAATTTGAATGCCTGGCCCGCATCTGGGAGCAGGGGGAAATCATCTCCCCTTTCCAGTTCCTGCAACCGGCCAAACAGGTGGGATTGCTGCCTGCCATCACCAGGAGCATTGTCGAAAAGTCATTTGCCCACTTCAGCGGAAAACCCTACCAGTTCTCCCTCAATATCATCGATGAGGACCTGCGGGAGGGCTATCTGGTCGACTACCTGAAGGAAGCTTTTCAGCGCCATAACGTCAACCCTGGACAGGTCGTCTTTGAAATCCTCGAAGGGGTCAGCGTGTACGCCTCCCATGGCATTATCGAGCAAATGCAGGCCCTCAAAGAGCTGGGATGTCAGATCGCCCTGGACGATTTCGGTGCCGAGCACTCCAACTTCAGCCGCCTTATGGATCTGCAGGCGGATTACGTGAAGATCGACGGGATGTTCATCAAGAACCTGGACAAGGATCCCCGCAGCGTCACCATCACCAAGGCCATCATCAACCTCACCAACAGCCTGGGAATTCAGACCATCGCAGAATACGTCTGCAGCCGCGAAGTCCATGAAAAGGCCTGCGAGCTGGGGATATCGCACTCCCAGGGCTTTTATGTGGGGAAACCGCTGCCAGATATAGTGGAGACACCCTTCCTGCCGGAATAA
- the gmk gene encoding guanylate kinase produces MPKTFSGNILVLTAPSGAGKTTLSRMLVQRYPQCQLSISHTTREARPGEVNGRDYFFVELDEFLSMIQEGKFLEYATVHGNYYGTSFQYLYQAMEQGMNVLLDIDYQGAFQLKKKMPEAILVFILPPSLEDLRERLTSRGRDDDEVVKLRLQNAEEEILQYSHFDYVVVNEDLEQAYEQLASILTAEELRKNRRRPLSELADIHIEIAPEGQ; encoded by the coding sequence ATGCCGAAAACTTTTTCCGGGAATATCCTTGTCCTCACCGCACCCAGCGGAGCGGGCAAGACCACTCTCAGCCGCATGCTGGTACAGCGCTATCCCCAGTGCCAGCTGAGCATCTCCCATACCACCCGTGAAGCCCGCCCCGGCGAGGTCAATGGCCGGGACTATTTTTTTGTGGAACTGGATGAATTCCTCTCCATGATTCAGGAAGGCAAGTTCCTGGAGTACGCCACCGTGCATGGAAACTATTATGGAACCTCGTTCCAGTACCTGTACCAGGCCATGGAACAGGGGATGAACGTCCTGCTGGATATCGACTACCAGGGGGCCTTCCAGCTGAAAAAGAAGATGCCCGAGGCCATCCTGGTGTTTATCCTTCCCCCCAGTCTGGAGGATCTGCGCGAACGCCTGACCTCCCGCGGTCGCGACGACGATGAAGTGGTGAAACTGCGCCTGCAGAACGCCGAAGAGGAAATCCTGCAGTACAGCCACTTTGATTACGTGGTGGTCAATGAAGACCTTGAACAGGCCTACGAACAGCTGGCCAGCATTCTCACCGCCGAGGAGCTGCGCAAGAACCGGCGGCGGCCGCTGAGCGAGCTGGCAGACATTCATATCGAAATCGCCCCCGAGGGGCAGTAA